The following proteins come from a genomic window of Chiroxiphia lanceolata isolate bChiLan1 chromosome 16, bChiLan1.pri, whole genome shotgun sequence:
- the EMP2 gene encoding epithelial membrane protein 2: MLILLAFIIVFHITSAALLFISTIDNAWWVGDNFSTDVWRMCTTNTSTCLAITDQFREYQSIQAVQAAMILSTIFCCVAFLVFILQLFRLKQGERFVLTSIIQLLSCLCVMIAASIYTDRHEELHQSYEYRMEVSKGQYGYSFVLAWIAFAFTLISGVMYLVLRKRK; this comes from the exons ATGTTGATTCTCCTGGCTTTCATTATTGTGTTTCACATAacctcagcagcactgctgttcaTCTCAACTATTGACAAT gCCTGGTGGGTAGGAGATAACTTTTCTACAGATGTCTGGAGAATGTGTACCACGAACACTAGCACCTGTCTGGCCATTACTGATCAGTTCAGAG agtATCAATCAATTCAGGCCGTTCAGGCTGCCATGATCCTGTCTACTATCTTCTGTTGTGTGgcatttctggttttcattcttCAGCTCTTCCGTCTCAAGCAAGGAGAAAGATTTGTGTTAACCTCAATCATCCAGCTCCTGTCAT gtCTGTGTGTTATGATTGCAGCTTCCATTTACACAGACAGGCACGAAGAACTGCACCAGAGCTATGAATATAGGATGGAAGTTTCTAAAGGCCAATATGGCTATTCATTTGTCTTAGCCTGGATTGCATTTGCCTTTACCCTGATCAGTGGTGTGATGTACTTAGTATTAAGGAAGCGTAAATAA